The Amaranthus tricolor cultivar Red isolate AtriRed21 chromosome 14, ASM2621246v1, whole genome shotgun sequence DNA window TACATAAGAACGCCAGCCCCTCCTAAACTGTGGCAAATTGCACAAAGATTATACGGCTGCTGATCACCATTTTCTTTATCCAAGTCGGGGTAACATAACTTCAATTCAGAGGTTTTCACCTTGTGAATTTTCTCGATCATCGCAGGAATATCCTTAGTCCCATGTTCATTGATGGAGTACCGCCAATACCTGCATCAGATATTCAGACTTAAAACTTTTCACCTCTAGATCTGAAGCTTGATGCAACACTCCTCTTTTCCCTTGAAAAATGTTATCCATATTCCCCTGGTGCAAATAGTCTCAAAACTCAAAAGATAAGGTACCAAATACCAGAAAAACTCACTGTCTTGAAGAAATGTTCCGGTCGACATGTTCCCTTGAAACCAGACCCCGGAAGTTCCCAAGGAAAACATCATAGCCTGTGCAAGATCAAAGTCACCTTGAAAGCATAAAAATCCAATATTAAGCATcgtagaaaaaaatttaaaagagcaAACCTTGATCAAAAGCTGCAAAAGCAGGAGAGCCCACTACTCCATTGGACACCCAACTACAAAGGAAAGACATTTTATTAAAGaggaattcaaaaaaaaaaaaaaaaagcttatttaGTAAAGCCATGGATGaaccaaatataaaaatagcATTGTCACAGAAATATAGTATGGAAACAAAAGGCAAATGGAGCGCCTGTCCAAGAGTCCAAGTATAACTAATATGCACCACTGATCCAAACATGATTAGTTTGCAAACCATCTCAATTGGGTTATAATCTATTGAAACACTATAAATTAGAACTCAACTTTTTTTAAGCGCGAAATGCAGTTCATTCAAAAAGTGCATGTATATATCAAtttaatagaagtattattttGGGAACAAAAGCAATATAACTGTCCAAGACCAATTTTACTTGTTCACTAAAGAAGAGTAATGCAGgtcaaaaagaacaagaagtcTCTTCTTGATGAAAACTTTTCTGCAGATTCAGGAACAAGATAGATAAATAGCTTCACTCCGTAGGTATTCTTACAAGATTGGCTTGTTCAATAAATTGGCTTGGTCAATGAATGTGCTATGTACACAAACATCCATCACTGAATGATCTAAAATTGAAACAGATTGTAAAGCTCAATTCAGGAATTGGGTAATATCGGATTCGACAAAAAAAAGGATAGACATGCCTTGGTTAAAAATGTTTACAGACCACCATAGAAAATGATTTGTGATATGAAGTCCATTGTTGCAATATCAGGTGAGCAGCAGCAGCAGTTAATGGGAAATTTCAGTGACTAATCTGATTTGTCAGTATGCACCCTAAAAAATTAGAGAACATAGATGTGGATATTAACAATCTTGtcataatgaaaaaagaaagaaaatcatTTATCGCATTTCTCATTGAACAATCAGTTTCAGCATATATAAGTTCAGTTTTATTCTTGCATAATCAGTAATGAGTATGGGCAAGTTTATAACCTTACATAACTCTGCATCAACTTAACATCAGAATGTCAAAACTAAGCAAGGGCAAAGATAGCTACCCCATAGAAGAGTCAAATACTCCATGCTGCAAATAAACCGCCTTCCTTGAATTATGCCTAGATGAAATAAACGGTAACAATCAGAATGGTGTAAATCACACAACCCATTTGGCCATCACCCCATCACCTAAAATCCCAAATTCCCGAGGGCTGGGGATTGAAGAAGCTAATACTGTTCAATTGTACCTTGGGATTCTTTCCAGAAGAAGAATATACCCATCTTCCGTAACCACGTGGATCGCTTCATAGGGATACCTAAGGTGTGCATGGAAGCATTAATTCAAATGTCCTCAATGTATGTAAAAAAAGTACAGCtagatataaataatattttcaaatgTTTAACAAACAATTTTATCAAACAATGACACATGGGATACCAGAAACAAACACTAATAACTCCCACAGAAGCAAGCTATAATCACTCTTACCCAAGTTCTGTGATGACGTCTTGACAAGTTCTTGCATCTGTATTAAGAGGATGAAATGATATTTTCCTCTCAGTATGAGCCGGTTCATCTTCTCCAAGCACAGATGTAGAGACATTTTCAACCAACTCTTTGACATGAACATTTTTAGTCCATTGAGGAAACACCTCTTCAGAAAGAATTTTGACAGCCTCTGATGGAGAGAGCATCAAATGCACTGCCTTGTGAACGGCATCAAAAACAGCTTCTATACAGATTTCAGTGGCTAGATGAAGATCCTGGGAAATAAGCAGGCCAAGTGAGGAAACTACCCCAAAAATCTTCAGTCAGCAAGTTATGTTATAAAAGGTTGTAAACTGTTGATACTAGTTAAAGGAAGTTAACAATAGAAACCTCAATAACTCCTCTTCTGCGATCAGTTGCACAGTGAACAAAATGATCCCTTAGACTAGGTAATTTTCTAGGCGAATGAAGATATGAAGTGTGCGGGGATTGTGAGGATAAGTTTCCTCttaagaataaaagatgaaagaACCGAATAGGTAACCCAAACAAGAATTTAAAAGGACACAAAATCCATGAAAGTATGTACTCAAATGTTGTCTGATGCTTATCATACTCCCACACAGTACTTGCCCACGAAGCATATGAACTTCGAGATCTAGGCGATGCAGGTGATTCAtatccatcatcatcttccCCAGAGGAGTAATCCACACTTGAGCAATCAGAATCCACAGACAGCTTATGAATCAACTGGTTGAAAGAAGAAACACCACTGTCATCATGAAGAGAGGTCAAAGTCAAATCTAGTATACGGTATCAAAGGCAAATTACAAAACCCATAATAACAATGGAATTTATGCTATGTGTGATGAGTAAATAAGCTAAAATCAAAATACTCGTCAAAAGTATGAGTAAAAGCTTCATCAATTCACTATATTGTAACCAAACTGCGACCTTTTTTTTGCATAGACTGCCACTTTTTTGACTCAAGTTATATTAGAAATCCTTGAAGCAATTGACTCCATTTCACAGTGACGctaataatcataattaattcCTTTCTTGGATTTACTTTTTGAAGTAGaggtacaaaaaaaaaaaaaaggagttcCAAGAGATAACTTAAAATGATATAGCATAACATGAGTTGAGCAAGAATGGTGACATGCTTGGAACATATAGATCCCCTAACTGAAGAAGGGTCTTAAACGCAAGTCAGCTAATTCCAAATATTTCAAGTCCTAAATCCAGAATATACTTACTTTCCCATCCATCGTGGAAGTCTAGGTCCACAAAATGTAGGTCTCAGTTCCCAGCCATGAAGACCTTCCAGAATGGTCGCTTTCCCGGGCAAAAAAGCCAGCAGAACAGCCGAGATACCATTTATCAGTCTAAAAATATTGTTCAAGGATTCAAAGGTGATTGTCTTCACTGACCTGCAGATATGTGACCAAAAATAGTAAAATGCAAGCCACGTTATCATCTTAACCATAAGAGGCATCACAAGGCGTTCCTTTTTAAACTGCCTCTTGCTAGAAATTCACATTGAATAATGGCAGTGAGCCAAACGAGCTAATATAATGCCTTAGTGATGAAGATATCCATTTCAAAGAAGCTTggaacaaaatgaaaataaatcttGATTTAAACTGCAAACTACACAAGAGCAGCTAACCAGACCGGaagaaaagacaagattgcccaCTCCAGATGGTAACCTACTGCTTGCAAACTTTTCAAAACCTTGAACTAGAACCACAAATAGACCAAATATTGCAAGAGAAGAAATTCATATTCCGAAATTCGACAATTACAAAAATTGCCAAGCTTTTGTTCACTAAAATATATTTGCACATATGTTTCATCCCAGTCCCCAGACTACTAAgtaactaaaaaatcaaaagaactCAACAGAGTAACAGAAAAACATAGCTTCTCTGAGCAATAGGAAGGGGCAACTTATACTTAAAGAATAGCATGATACCGATAATCGCTTTATGCCGATCAATTTTAAGTCTGCTACTGtcttttggaaaaattattccAAATTTTTAACATAGCTTATTACTCCTGATCTAGAACCAAGAAACCTAGAAAATTCGAACTTGGTTTATGTCTGTGTCCATTCATCATAATACTTGACTAAGCTCATTTATCCTCATACTAGTCATTTGATTTTTGTCGGTTAAACAATCAaccttaatttgtattttattcataatttataagttatgaaTATAgacaagtgagatcttgttttattcatcaacataaattttttaaaattaaatttttataatattaatcatGCACAATTAGAGCTATTTAAGATCGAGTTAATACATTAAATGGTGTGTAGAACTAAATGGGATTTTTGTCGAGAAATGGGAGgagtataataataaataatttgtatACCTTATCTAAACGTTTTAGAGCTCAAAACATCCTCAAAAATCACTTCAGTGAGACTACTAACTATAAACCTATCTAATATACAGTGAAAAACATCAATGATGCATAGATACCAGGCACTTCAGTACCTTCAGGCTGCCTTGGATGGCAATAAACATTGGTACACCTATTTAGAAGATCAAGATCACACACAAGTAACATATAACTCAAATCAACCCCAACCTGGTGTTGTGTAAAGAAAGGAGTAGGCACATGGGCCCATGGCAGGAAGTTCATCAGATCATTCACACAGAACATAGTGCATAAGGTACTTCCACCATGCAACAATCAAGTTCAACTACTAAAAGTACATAATTGTATCTCCACTAGCTCTACATCCCTTTTCCCAGAAAAAAGAAATTGTCCAATCagacttttatatattttatgtcaTTAGCGTTTCAGCAATCCTAAATGAGTAATTGATAGATTATAATGTCTCATTAAtgttatataataaatagtcaCACAGATCATTAATGTTTGCACCATTTTTTTCAACGGTCACACTAACTCTCTTTAAATTTTTCACAAGCTTTCTCTAACCACTCATCTCAATCACCCCTTTTCTAAGTATTTTGTCCAATTTTATAGAAACAGAGGTAGTATTTAAGTATCATTTCAAAGCTAATGttggaataataattatttaagtacCATTTCAAAGcaagaaattaatatttattgtgtttatcTAGATTTGCAAACAGCATATACGACGACAGCACTCCATGATTGGCACAAACTTTGATAAATCCTCACTAGATTAAACCTCTGCAAATAAGGACTATAGCAAGTTTCAACCCAATACAAAGTCACAGATAACTATTCCATAAACAATGCGCTTT harbors:
- the LOC130800451 gene encoding uncharacterized protein LOC130800451, with amino-acid sequence MMQRFVDNAIAISKESVKTITFESLNNIFRLINGISAVLLAFLPGKATILEGLHGWELRPTFCGPRLPRWMGNGVSSFNQLIHKLSVDSDCSSVDYSSGEDDDGYESPASPRSRSSYASWASTVWEYDKHQTTFEYILSWILCPFKFLFGLPIRFFHLLFLRGNLSSQSPHTSYLHSPRKLPSLRDHFVHCATDRRRGVIEDLHLATEICIEAVFDAVHKAVHLMLSPSEAVKILSEEVFPQWTKNVHVKELVENVSTSVLGEDEPAHTERKISFHPLNTDARTCQDVITELGYPYEAIHVVTEDGYILLLERIPRHNSRKAVYLQHGVFDSSMGWVSNGVVGSPAFAAFDQGYDVFLGNFRGLVSREHVDRNISSRQYWRYSINEHGTKDIPAMIEKIHKVKTSELKLCYPDLDKENGDQQPYNLCAICHSLGGAGVLMYAITRRIEEKPHRLSRLILLSPAGFHDDSNLAFTLVEHLFLALAPILVKIVPAFYIPTRFFRMLLNKLARDFHSYPAVGGLVQTLMSYVVGGDSSNWIGVLGLPHYNMNDMPGVSFYVALHLAQMKRSGKFRMFDYGNPEANMQVYGSTEPLDLGEWFDLVDVPVDLVGGRKDKIIRPSMVRKYYILMKEAGVEVSYNEFEYAHLDFTFSHREELLAYVMSRLRLVKSTL